The genomic DNA tcACCGACGAAGCCCGGGTGGACGTCCACCCTGCATTGTGTATCGTCAATGGGGAAGCCACGGACGGGACCCGAAACGCCCCCGTGCTGGTTTTTGAAAAGCATCCAACGGTAACGGCCCGACACAAGGGTCGCGTCGGGACCGTGGATCAGGATGGGGATCGGCTCTTGTGGGATCGCACTATGGGATGTCAAGTACGAGCGGCCCGGGAAATcaaaccggaagaagtaCTCATGACCATGCCACGATCCGCCATGATTTCACCCGATTTGGTCGCCGCGAGTGATGCCGGAAAGGCGGTCTTGGCGTGCGTGTCACACACAACCGGCGCGGAAGGGTTCTGGGACGTGTTCGAAAACACAACCTTGTGCGAAGCAACCTTTTCGCCCAAAGTGGCGGGGAATACGGGGCCACAGTTGCTAGTCAAGATTTTGCAGGAACGCAAAAAGGTGGAAGCCCTATTTAACCATCGGAAAAATAGTCCCGCTACGGCTACCATCGGGGCGGCGTACTCGTTAGCGGCGTCCAAAGGTGTGTCCACGCGAGCGCCGGTATTGGCATTTCTTATTCATCAGCGATTTTCCAATACTAGTCGACCCGCGGTCTCATCCGACGTACACGAATTGCAAATGGCGCTGGAGAGTTCTGACGGCAACGCCTTGCGGCCAGCAACTAGTGTGCGAGTCCCTTCCGGGGCCCCGAAGACCTTTGCTCCGTACGCACGGACCCTGCCATCCTCCGTGTCGATTCCGCTGTGCTGGAAACGCAACGAGCTTGCACTCTTGGCGGGATGCATTCCGGGAGTATCCTTATTGCAAGAGGTCGCCACCAGCACGTTGCAGCTCGCGGCGGAGTTCGCCGCGTTGCTGGAGGCCGGCATTCTGGAACGCTTCCCGGAAACATTTCCACCGGGACTCTTGACCTGGGAGCGTTGGATTTGGGCGGCGGCGTGCTCTTCTTCTCGGGTATTACCGGCTACCAGTTATTTGAACGAAGGCGATACTAGCGCGTCCACGTTCGTACCGACAACTGGCCAGGAGCTTCAATCACCACCCGATATTTGGAATGAGCTAGGAGTTATGATTCCTTTACTGGACATGCTAAATCACGAAACGGAAGCCCACCAGGTGACCTGGAAACCGTGCGTTCCGGAATCAAACGTCAAAGTCGAAGACAGCCCGGGACCCGCGTCGCATCCACCAGAGGCAATCGTTCACAAGCGTGTTCGCAAAGGGTCGGAAGTATATTGCTGTTACGGCCTACTCAGTAATCAAGATCTCATACTCCGCTACGGCTTTGCGCAAATGAATAATCCCAGTGACGAGATCAAAATTGGGTGGACCTTGTCGGATGCGGTCGGTCGGGTTAAAACTCCGACAGACTACACTCCACTGCTGTCCGTTGACGACCAAGTGTACGAATCCTCCGACAGCGACGCGATCAATACCTGGTGGACGCAAGAACGATTGAATCTGCTCGAGAAGGAAGCGTTTCGGGGATCAAAGGACAGTTTTGCGGCCTTGCAGGCTGGGAAAAAGCTATCTTTTGTGGCCTACGGCGACGGCACTTACCACCCAATTTTGCTCACAATGGCGGTTGTTGCCACCATGCCTCCACGAGACGTGCGCGAGCATCtgcaggaagaagacgaaaaaatcTCGCTATCGATACGTCACCAAAGAATTCTACGCAATTACCTGGCCTTTACGTTTACGCGCAAGCTCGAAAAGCTTTTGAATGTTCTCGCTAACGGATTACACGCCCATTTCAATAACGTCAAATTATGGACAAAAGCTACGGATGGAGGTCTGCGATATAAAAGCCCGGAGGACACCAACGGAGACTATGTTGGCTGGCAAACCTTTTTCGACTCGCATGCGTACGGATCTTCGATGGAAGTGGAAAAGAAATACTACGCTATGGGATCGGATAGCTGTGTATTGACGTTATATGATGGGCAACTTCGTGCGTTGCAAATATCGATCGAAGGAGCCGTCGACGAGGAAAAGTTTCAAGAATCGGTGCTAAAGCAAATTTGCGATCTTGGTTTCGCGCTTGGCAAAGACGATGTGTCTGATAGTACAAAGGAAGAAGAGACTAATGGGAAGACCTCCAAGCGCAGTCGAAAGAATCGCAAACGCGGATCCGTCAACAGTGTGACGTCGCAAAAACAGCCAGCTGTAAAGCTGCACATAGGCAACTTGGCTTATTCGACAACCCCATCCGATTTGTACGACCATTTTTCAACTCGGTACGGTAAAGATAACATTCTGGAGTGCCACATCCCTATTGAAAGGGACACAGGTCGGTCTCGTGGGTTTGGGTTTGTTACTTTGCCTGAAAGTATTGCAAATGAAGCTCTCCAGTCGCGAGAGCAACACGAAATCGATGGACGTCTGGTGAAAGTTGCGAAGAGCAGCTCGGCAGGATCGAACAATTCGGGCAAGTCTATTACCCCTGCAAATGCCCACTTGTCCACAGATCGTTGTGCGAAGTGTGGGTATCGCCCTAAGTATTGCGTCTGTCGAGAACCTAGTCTTCCCGGTATTGATCGACCACCAACCTCAATTGGAGGCGGTGGTCGTGGTCCTCCTACAAACAATGGCCACGAGCCAGGTCAGTACGGAGGGGCCGATCGCTATCGCGACGACCGCTACCATCGAGAACCTTCGCCGTACCGCCACGACCGAGGCTATCCTGACCGTTATGGACGAGGACGGCCCTACGATGAATTTCGAGATCGTTCCCACCATCGGATTGATGACTACGATCGCGATATCGACCGTCATAGAGGTAGTCGTCGACGGGATCGGTCAGTATCCCCTGGCAGTCGTAGCTCCGGACGACGCCGAGCATACGAGGAAGGACGATCCCATCGTCGTGACGAAGAATCCGATTGGGAGAGCGGACGCAAGCGAACTTGGAGTCGCGAGAGAAGCCGCGACCGCGACCGTAGTAGGAGCCGTGATCGCAGCCGCCGAAAAAAAAGCAAGCGCCGACGTAGCCGAAGCCGGAGCAGGTCATTCAGTCCCGGCGCAGTAGCAAAATGATTATGCTTTCGAGGAAAAACTTTTTCGCTACACGGGATAATATATAAAAAGGGAATGTAAGCTAGGCAGTGCGTTCGAGACAGATCTGACAGTATCTCAACTCTAGGCATACGGCACGGTGAATTGGAAAATGGGCTTGGCATCATAGTGCCTTCTGCGCTTCCCCGAAGCCTAAAAGGACTCTACTAGAAGTTGCGTGGACAAAAGTGATACAGTTAGCTACCAATACGAGATGTTTTTCTGCGGGTTTTTCccagtcacagtcagttaaTTCTGTACACAGTACCTTTAACCTTACGTATTTGTTCGATTTACATTAATACAGTTATTCTGCCCTTGAAGTGGAGAATACTATGGTCACCGCCATAATTACTAGCACCTCATCGATAAACTACTTTTCAAGAGCACAAAGGAACAATAGCGTTAAAGTTACAGTTGCAAAGTCTGAGCACAGATGTGGTGTTCAGGAGAAAAAGGTAGGTGTCAGCGCGCTTCGGATTGCTGTCAAGAATGTGAAAGTCTCGATTTCGGAAGCTGTTTGGCTGTTTCCAGCCGTGCGTTCACCTCGGCCGCCGTTCCAGTAAAGTCTTGTAAGACGCTTTGCAGATCTCCGAAACTAAGACCGCACACGGGGATAGAAAAACAAAGGTTGATTTCATCGCCTTCGAGGCCCAGAGTGGCGCCTCGGGTTCCTGTTTGCATGTAATTCAGCTCCATGGCTAATCTCATAATCGCCAGATGGTTGTCATCTTTTTGCAACTGGCACACCATGGTGTAAACGAAACATACACCAGGATTGTCTTCGGGTACTTCGACCACAATGATGAAGCGCTGAAATGGAAAATAGGCCATTCCCTCAGTATTGAGCGAAAGGTCGCGACCCATAATGTTGCCCATTTTCCGCAGAAAGTGATCCACACTTTTGCGGTTTCTTTTGAGCCTTTCACTGTCTTGCTTTTCTCGCTGTTTCCGATTCAAGCGACGGGTCGACAAAGACTTTCCACCAGCATGGTCCGCCAGTACGGGGCGCGTCGGAGAGGGGGGCGCCCTGTCCATATTGCCAATACTGACAGATACGTTGGGTGGCGCAGACGTAGGTTCTCGCGGCTGTTCCCGGTTGAGGAACATGTGGGCAAGtgtcatttacagttactgctGTAATTGTGACAAGGTTGCGGCTCGATCTGCAAATAAAAGTTGAGAACAGTATGGAAGCGAGTGACTGCGGAAGATTTTTCAGTCGCTTTTGTGAATCCAAGAATCGCTTGTTCTGCTTGCTGTGTTCAAAACGCTTCGCAGACGAAGAGATAATGACTTCGCAGGAACACGCTGCCCTTGAAACCAATCCTATAGTTGAAGCAGACGCTATTGCGTCCACGTGGTATTGACTTTTTTCTAAGTAAGATATGCGCCACGAATCCAGATAAGGACTAATTATTAAACAAGCTTGTTCTTTTAGACTCGAACTCTGACACGACATCGAGAAATTGGACAAATCTAGCGAATGAAAACAGGAAAATATAGACATATATATGTACAAATGACGAAAACGTAAATCtcaaagaaacaaaaatcATTTAACCCGAAGGCCGTACAATCCAGACCGTCCATTCGGTGTCGGTTCGTGCTTCGCTCTTTGATTAAAAAACAGCCtcattttttcaaaatccggACATTTGTATGATTTTTCTCCGACAAATAAAAAGGTTGTAAATAACGTTCAGAAAAGCTTACAATAGCAAAGACAAGCTAGTATCCCTTTCTCGTCAAAAAGCAGAAATAAGGAGTGACCCATAACTCACTGACAGCAACAAACGGGTATACCAACGCGGAAGCCTGAGCGGTAAAATCCATTGTTCTTTTCTGTTCGCGATTATTGCATGCAAAGCTTCCAATTGACGGTAAGCCTgtatctcacagtcagtgagtCCTGCTTGCAATACCGTAAAGCATACTATACTCCAATTACCCTTGAGACAGGATGTGCGAGTTTTGAGTATTCGGATAGGGGACGGACCGAACAGGGGCGTGAGGATACGATTGGTGACTTTGAGAACCATTCAGACAAATAGCAGTCCAATCACAACGCGACCACGTAGACACGCACACAGCGAGGCGAGCGAGTGCCGCTCGATGGTGGATACGACCGTCTGTAGTCCAACCAACGACGCACAGTCAACGACCCAAACAGCCGCATCGTAAAAACCAAAATCCCCCGCTCATCATCCACCGGTTCCGGTTGTACGATACGTTTGCTCGCGTGCAAGCCGCTCCTTTTTCCCCTCTCTACAGAAAACCATTCTTCGGTGGCGGTTGCAGTGTACACTCTTCCTGGCGTAGTCGGTcgaactgacagtgagaccCTTCGTTCTCGACCTTACCGAAAGAAAGATTGGCGAGACTAGAGCGCTTGCTATCAATCGTATAGTTAGTGTATCAATTGTCCATTTATAGATCGGTGTGTGCCCGAGCGATACCTTGGCAAAACGCcaaagaacacaaaacacagCCAACACCGCACACATACAGATCCTGTACAAAACCATAACAGCACAAACCCCCTTTGCCGACAACGATGCAATCGCACTTATTCCGCCGAAGTCGCCCCTGGGGTCGGCCCTATCCACTCCACTGCGGAGCACGAGCATCTTCTGCACAACCctgtttcactgtcacaattGCTGCACGCCTACGATATTCCTCGGTATCCTTTGGAAACATTGGCGGTATGCCTTCAACCCCCTGGCAATCGCGACCTCGGTACTACCGATCTTACTCGTTGACATTTCATACTGGCAACACCAActtcaacagcaacaactACCACCAGGCTTTGGCGGGAGTGCGCAGTTTCCGTTCGACGGCGGGTGCGTGGGCCCCAACACGAACCGCCATTCAGGCGCTTTCGACGGACGCCCTCCACGACGAACAAAATGACGAGGCAATGTCGGAATCGGTTGAGGATCTGTTCCGAGCCGAACTCGAACGATACACCTTTCATGCCAAGGCGCGTATGATGCCAGGGTACGAACACTACAACCCAACGAAATACGACGACATCGACAACGATGCCTCGGTATCCGCTTCCCAGGATCTACAGGTAGAGTTGGATACGGGAAACGAATCCCTTTTTGCGAGTAACAACGAACACGCTCGCAAACTCGGCAGCGAAGTAACGTGGGAGGAAGAACTTGTGGATCTCGAGCAAATCGACTTGGACGAGGCGGTCCGTTCCCCGGAAGCGGCCAACGCACATCAACCCAATCCACCTACATCGAACCACAAAACCCAAAAATCCGCAGTGGAACTCTTGCTTGCGTTTGACCCCCAGAATCCGCCCAGTTGTGACGATTTGGAGGAACTGCAACTGTGGCTGGAATGCGAGGCTCAGCAAGAATCGATTACGCGGTACCAACACGTTATAGATTCGGCTCGCACGCGGAAGGACTACGCCTCCCTTTCACTGGTTCAACGCCATGTCTTGCAATGGTATCAACCACTCAAGCATGAAATTGAGTCGTTGCAAAAGGCGTATATATTCAAGGAGCAGGATCCCGAAGGGGTCGTATTAACCAAGCGCGCCGCCAACGTGTACGGACCCTTTATCTGTTCGTTGCCACCGGAAAAATTGGCTGTCATATGTGCCCACGAGGCCATCATGAGTGGGCTCTCGAATCCCGGTGTCGATGGCAGGGATGGCACCGCCTTTACTGCTGTGGCCAGACGGATTGGTGACGCTGTGGAGCAAGAAGTCGTCATTCAACGGATGCTGCATCGACGCTTCAAAGAGTCACAAGCACGACATTCGACGCAAGACCCGAATAGAATTTTGCCGAAACCGGAGGAAGAAGTTGAAGGGGATGTTGAGCTCTCCACGGACAAGATTGACGAGGACATGAACGACGGCAACGCTACAACTCGGTCCAAGTCTAGCACTGGAACCGAAGACGTGCATAAATGGGCGTACGCCGCATCACACCTAAAAAATTACTTGGACGAAATCAGTTACCGCAAACCTTCCGTCAAGAAACGACTGGTTATCGAATACGCTATTCGTCGAGCCCGCACCATATTGGAAAATGACGAAGCATGGACCGAATCTCAGAAAATTCAACTAGGTGCGGTACTCTTTCAAGTTTTGCTTAACAAAGCGAACGTTCGCATCGACGGTaagcaagaaaaggcatTTACGTACGAAAAGTTTTGGATCAGTAAGCAAAAAGTCCAATCGATTGTCTCCATGAATGATCGGTTGCACAAAATGCTAGTTTCGGACAAGCTACAATCGTTTGGAACCACGACCACACGGCAAAAACCTATGATTGTGCCGCCCAAACCATGGTCTAGGCCGGACGAAGGTGGCTACAAGATGCTCAGAACAGAGTTGCTCCGCTATCACGGATGCAATATGCAAAAGGTACGCAGACTACATCCATGTCCATCGTGACACGCTAGAGGGCAGTCTTTCTCATTTTGCTTTTAATCTACAGGAAGTC from Phaeodactylum tricornutum CCAP 1055/1 chromosome 22, whole genome shotgun sequence includes the following:
- a CDS encoding predicted protein; the encoded protein is MSGRRGATANGEGSRWETSYESIMGSAIGTANADTTNATAIPGNTDETAAAEAATKALSSRLVTFRQWLTDEARVDVHPALCIVNGEATDGTRNAPVLVFEKHPTVTARHKGRVGTVDQDGDRLLWDRTMGCQVRAAREIKPEEVLMTMPRSAMISPDLVAASDAGKAVLACVSHTTGAEGFWDVFENTTLCEATFSPKVAGNTGPQLLVKILQERKKVEALFNHRKNSPATATIGAAYSLAASKGVSTRAPVLAFLIHQRFSNTSRPAVSSDVHELQMALESSDGNALRPATSVRVPSGAPKTFAPYARTLPSSVSIPLCWKRNELALLAGCIPGVSLLQEVATSTLQLAAEFAALLEAGILERFPETFPPGLLTWERWIWAAACSSSRVLPATSYLNEGDTSASTFVPTTGQELQSPPDIWNELGVMIPLLDMLNHETEAHQVTWKPCVPESNVKVEDSPGPASHPPEAIVHKRVRKGSEVYCCYGLLSNQDLILRYGFAQMNNPSDEIKIGWTLSDAVGRVKTPTDYTPLLSVDDQVYESSDSDAINTWWTQERLNLLEKEAFRGSKDSFAALQAGKKLSFVAYGDGTYHPILLTMAVVATMPPRDVREHLQEEDEKISLSIRHQRILRNYLAFTFTRKLEKLLNVLANGLHAHFNNVKLWTKATDGGLRYKSPEDTNGDYVGWQTFFDSHAYGSSMEVEKKYYAMGSDSCVLTLYDGQLRALQISIEGAVDEEKFQESVLKQICDLGFALGKDDVSDSTKEEETNGKTSKRSRKNRKRGSVNSVTSQKQPAVKLHIGNLAYSTTPSDLYDHFSTRYGKDNILECHIPIERDTGRSRGFGFVTLPESIANEALQSREQHEIDGRLVKVAKSSSAGSNNSGKSITPANAHLSTDRCAKFFPVLIDHQPQLEAVVVVLLQTMATSQVSTEGPIAIATTATIENLRRTATTEAILTVMDEDGPTMNFEIVPTIGLMTTIAISTVIEVVVDGIGQYPLAVVAPDDAEHTRKDDPIVVTKNPIGRADASELGVAREAATATVVGAVIAAAEKKASADVAEAGAGHSVPAQ
- the RpoT gene encoding rpot-like RNA polymerase (T-phage type, single subunit~Alternative splicing variant 1), which translates into the protein MQSHLFRRSRPWGRPYPLHCGARASSAQPCFTVTIAARLRYSSVSFGNIGGMPSTPWQSRPRYYRSYSLTFHTGNTNFNSNNYHQALAGVRSFRSTAGAWAPTRTAIQALSTDALHDEQNDEAMSESVEDLFRAELERYTFHAKARMMPGYEHYNPTKYDDIDNDASVSASQDLQVELDTGNESLFASNNEHARKLGSEVTWEEELVDLEQIDLDEAVRSPEAANAHQPNPPTSNHKTQKSAVELLLAFDPQNPPSCDDLEELQLWLECEAQQESITRYQHVIDSARTRKDYASLSLVQRHVLQWYQPLKHEIESLQKAYIFKEQDPEGVVLTKRAANVYGPFICSLPPEKLAVICAHEAIMSGLSNPGVDGRDGTAFTAVARRIGDAVEQEVVIQRMLHRRFKESQARHSTQDPNRILPKPEEEVEGDVELSTDKIDEDMNDGNATTRSKSSTGTEDVHKWAYAASHLKNYLDEISYRKPSVKKRLVIEYAIRRARTILENDEAWTESQKIQLGAVLFQVLLNKANVRIDGKQEKAFTYEKFWISKQKVQSIVSMNDRLHKMLVSDKLQSFGTTTTRQKPMIVPPKPWSRPDEGGYKMLRTELLRYHGCNMQKEVLQNVDLSIVFDGLNALGRVPWRINQRVLTVAQRCWDNNIPLGDIPSKDDNPLPEEPLHPKRQEQFWEPETPGYESYVEEYRLYRESWNKFRRVKQRNMDLRSLRCSAMLKLDQAEKFKEFEEIFFPYNMDFRGRAYPVPPHLSNVGSDLCRGVLKFAEAKPLGPRGLYWLKVHLANFAGKDKMSFDDRVKFVDDNLEQVRLSAEDPFAGERWWMSLEDPFQGLATCLEIIDAIDCGNPESFLCSLPVHMDGSCNGLQHYAALGRDSVGGKAVNLCAYDEPQDVYVGVMHEVVRRVAAEAERQLDFDTSDLESLSRKQKKELSYNRAAKLVNGLIDRGVVKRTVMTSVYGVTYIGARQQIQEKIISKLEAQGHDVDEMSNEIFQACGYVASLTMEVMGDLFTGARETMNWLTTCARMITQHGFPLAWVSPIGLPAIQPYRQKKAATIVTLLQTVTLINESDDLPIHKQRQVSAFPPNFIHSLDSSHMLLTALEMDRRGLTFSAVHDSFWTHACDIDEMNEALRDVFVDLYSQPLLERLKQTWEMRYPELEFPDIPKRGDLNLAEVKQAKYFFQ
- a CDS encoding predicted protein, whose protein sequence is MTLAHMFLNREQPREPTSAPPNVSVSIGNMDRAPPSPTRPVLADHAGGKSLSTRRLNRKQREKQDSERLKRNRKSVDHFLRKMGNIMGRDLSLNTEGMAYFPFQRFIIVVEVPEDNPGVCFVYTMVCQLQKDDNHLAIMRLAMELNYMQTGTRGATLGLEGDEINLCFSIPVCGLSFGDLQSVLQDFTGTAAEVNARLETAKQLPKSRLSHS